One stretch of Pomacea canaliculata isolate SZHN2017 linkage group LG1, ASM307304v1, whole genome shotgun sequence DNA includes these proteins:
- the LOC112575974 gene encoding uncharacterized protein LOC112575974 yields MCTWLVLVLSLTFSHHILAMATPLPVVSVDRLSRLETLTSALSRQLMLQQLYVEEKTRTEVDSGIKQVRLNRDGSKPYYTPTHTAGSVAAMHDHSDLIRTCGMGEFAAVLNGIDFRTRHNDYQLVMAVTNSTRYHATEDIPFPEVPPDVLQHLELNDQIYEMRNWFKAWRDGNHAVHDYRRYFKPVLCYLEGAWTVDQNLDEPFDSERHHLDASSWFDLQEKIRFMSYTGDKSNSENLAFLPRTIINVTQDGVPVFAQWNYRILCHPVSGDIKMSDLKPVDDLGSRLANKYTFEKYEKTRLARFTLNRYGEDKSFRHSLLDEIMSQIPGKDNYGAMIKDDVFGIPKVNMLNDKPLNVAYYHRWYKLKETGAMGEADSHRGFADRNLFVAETTQERVAPMSIQSCRKDKKGNVCSIVTKRYSYAIPLELIFLTPLQSWNPFGLEYKGSARSGLGMTVTAGGRSGMRTQERAFNGTNSHKYYLTPVQFFTGKEVGADPADTIKGAMGVLDRAGRVQMVLASGVRILLPEIKDLGILRTRFPIMPLHVEGSPIWKELEALRDVVMDMKKYETYLQAGPQKRAVKRVTNSLGQASVATVLRQLSSQGPVDRVANATNVSPSQRNSLGDVNRSGSSPQQ; encoded by the exons ATGTGCACGTGGCTCGTCCTCGTGTTGTCCCTCACGTTCTCCCACCATATCTTGGCAATGGCTACTCCGCTTCCGGTGGTCTCGGTGGACCGCTTGAGCAGACTTGAGACCTTGACCTCAGCACTCAGTCGTCAGCTGATGCTGCAGCAGCTCTACGTGGAGGAGAAGACACGCACGGAAGTAGATTCAGGCATAAAACAG GTGCGTCTGAACAGAGACGGATCGAAACCCtactacacacccacacacactgcGGGGTCTGTGGCGGCTATGCATGACCACTCCGACTTGATTCGCACCTGTGGAATGGGCGAGTTTGCTGCAGTCCTCAACGGCATCGACTTCCGCACGCGACATAACGACTACCAGCTGGTCATGGCCGTCACCAACAGCACGCGATACCACGCTACGGAGGACATTCCTTTTCCAGAGGTTCCACCGGATGTACTGCAACATTTGGAATTAAACGACCAG ATTTATGAAATGCGAAACTGGTTCAAAGCCTGGAGAGATGGTAACCACGCGGTCCACGATTATCGCCGGTACTTCAAGCCGGTGCTTTGCTACCTGGAAGGCGCCTGGACGGTCGACCAGAACCTAGACGAGCCTTTCGACAGCGAAAGACATCACTTGGACGCCTCAAGTTGGTTCGATCTCCAAGAAAAGATCCGCTTCATGTCCTACACAGGCGACAAAAGCAACAGCGAGAACCTCGCTTTCCTCCCGAGAACCATTATCAACGTCACCCAAGATGGCGTCCCGGTGTTTGCGCAGTGGAACTACCGCATCCTCTGTCATCCCGTCTCCGGAGACATCAAGATGAGTGACTTGAAGCCAGTGGACGATCTGGGTTCGAGGCTTGCCAACAAATACACGTTTGAGAAATACGAAAAAACGCGATTAGCTCGGTTTACTCTCAACCGCTATGGTGAAGACAAGAGCTTCAGGCACAGTCTTCTGGACGAAATCATGTCCCAGATACCTGGCAAAGATAACTACGGAGCGATGATCAAGGATGATGTGTTCGGGATTCCAAAAGTAAACATGTTGAATGACAAGCCACTCAACGTAGCGTATTACCACAGGTGGTACAAGCTCAAGGAAACAGGGGCCATGGGTGAGGCGGATTCCCATAGGGGATTCGCGGACCGCAACTTGTTCGTTGCAGAGACAACTCAGGAAAGAGTGGCACCGATGTCCATACAGTCCTGcaggaaagacaagaaaggaaaTGTCTGCAGCATCGTCACGAAACGATATTCTTACGCCATCCCCTTAGAATTAATCTTCCTGACGCCTTTGCAGTCGTGGAACCCTTTTGGGCTCGAGTACAAGGGCTCGGCCCGTTCGGGGCTTGGCATGACGGTGACAGCTGGTGGAAGATCGGGAATGCGAACACAAGAAAGGGCTTTCAATGGAACTAACAGTCACAAATACTACCTAACCCCCGTACAGTTCTTCACCGGCAAAGAAGTCGGGGCCGACCCTGCGGACACCATCAAAGGTGCTATGGGCGTTCTGGACCGAGCGGGACGTGTTCAAATGGTGTTGGCCTCAGGGGTACGTATCTTACTTCCAGAGATCAAGGACCTCGGTATCCTCCGCACACGGTTTCCCATCATGCCCCTGCATGTCGAGGGTTCTCCTATCTGGAAAGAGCTCGAAGCCCTGCGGGACGTGGTGATGGACATGAAGAAATACGAAACATACTTACAAGCAGGCCCCCAGAAAAGGGCTGTCAAAAGAGTTACAAACAGCCTCGGGCAAGCCTCTGTAGCGACCGTACTAAGACAACTTTCGTCTCAGGGTCCTGTTGACCGGGTTGCGAATGCAACGAATGTGTCGCCATCGCAGAGAAATTCCCTCGGTGACGTCAACAGATCCGGGTCATCACCGCAACAGTAG